From the genome of Spirosomataceae bacterium TFI 002, one region includes:
- a CDS encoding outer membrane protein, YaiO family, producing MEAVQCSKIMNKLFKILILCIATSIYGFGQNGSFDPDQAFKKARTEAFEGNRNEAITLLKTIIEKYPNYDEIRLFLASVYSWEENYKLAKNEYLILIAKDKTNIDYWLPFIKNEIYANENFSAIELTKKAIQLFPSNVKLVILKARAEKNNNELQKAMLTINQFLELNPANKDAEEFKSDLKEYLVSNNFSVSYAVDNYSEIYSPMFYYTLQYSKLTSRGSIIARYNLNKKFNTYGSQFEIDAYPSIAEGLYAYLNIGYSGSTIFPSLRFGVQLYKSLPKSFEVSAGIRSLKFGEDYTNIYTGSIGKYFGNSFVFVVPYFINSDEGWSRSATLTYRKYRANTDQFFAISGGIGFSPEVNRFGFDIVNEPIIGLKSQKIDISNNFRIKNNRNVVGVGGSIIRQESIFDPAKYFWIFSLKISYQIGF from the coding sequence TTGGAAGCAGTTCAATGTAGTAAAATCATGAATAAACTTTTCAAAATATTGATCCTTTGTATTGCCACTTCCATTTACGGCTTTGGTCAAAATGGCAGTTTTGACCCAGATCAAGCATTTAAGAAAGCCAGAACCGAGGCATTTGAAGGGAATAGAAATGAAGCAATAACTCTATTAAAAACTATCATTGAAAAATACCCAAACTACGATGAAATTCGACTTTTTTTGGCCTCTGTTTATAGCTGGGAAGAAAATTACAAATTGGCAAAAAATGAATATCTAATATTAATTGCAAAGGACAAAACCAATATAGACTATTGGCTTCCATTTATTAAAAACGAAATTTATGCTAACGAGAACTTTTCTGCAATAGAATTGACAAAAAAAGCAATTCAGTTATTCCCAAGTAACGTAAAGCTTGTAATTTTAAAAGCTAGGGCTGAGAAAAACAATAATGAGTTGCAAAAGGCAATGTTGACTATCAATCAGTTTTTAGAACTGAACCCAGCTAACAAGGATGCAGAGGAATTCAAATCTGACTTGAAAGAGTATTTAGTTTCGAATAATTTTTCGGTCTCTTATGCTGTAGATAATTACAGTGAAATATATTCCCCTATGTTTTATTACACCTTACAATACAGCAAGTTAACAAGCAGAGGAAGCATTATTGCGAGGTATAATCTAAATAAAAAATTTAACACATATGGTTCACAATTTGAGATAGATGCTTATCCGAGCATTGCTGAGGGCTTATACGCATATTTAAATATAGGATATTCAGGTTCAACTATATTTCCATCTCTTAGATTTGGTGTTCAATTGTATAAATCACTTCCGAAGAGTTTTGAAGTTTCGGCAGGGATCAGGTCTTTAAAATTCGGAGAAGATTACACTAATATATATACAGGATCAATAGGCAAATACTTTGGGAATTCTTTTGTATTCGTAGTTCCATATTTTATTAACAGCGATGAAGGATGGAGTAGGTCTGCCACGCTTACCTATCGAAAATACAGGGCAAATACCGATCAATTCTTTGCCATTTCAGGAGGGATTGGCTTTTCTCCCGAGGTGAATAGGTTTGGATTTGATATTGTAAATGAGCCAATTATAGGCCTGAAATCTCAAAAAATAGACATAAGTAATAACTTTAGAATTAAAAATAATAGAAATGTGGTTGGAGTAGGTGGTTCAATTATTAGGCAAGAAAGTATTTTTGATCCAGCAAAATACTTCTGGATATTTTCTCTTAAGATTAGTTACCAAATTGGGTTTTAG